The Aphis gossypii isolate Hap1 chromosome 3, ASM2018417v2, whole genome shotgun sequence genome includes a region encoding these proteins:
- the LOC114131448 gene encoding microtubule-associated protein futsch-like isoform X26 produces MGNPSDHVETPLTGGYLLIVLAEPRTAEHKLAILKKLTKGLSCWNYEESGVEIVTELNAIVNQNIEGEEGKNGEQLFQYVSDNLVAEILINPQHSTLVQCVRNLLASFTKYRCIIHAGYSFTENGSWIVQDGSFSVIDFLDAYKTAEAQRTIRLHENHIRIDLHCSADADWNQVSRLKGTRFLLNPPEKIVDNESIESTVRWLCDKIEVVELDILLEGSQVVGNIRFSRPTLYVFPAGQGDSALFGINGFNMLIDGGAGRNSCFWGFARHLDRLDAVLLTRLNSSNLEGVASFLKRKTMSSLYPQIGHFFCNFKTRKQISSPNTDAKQDVLSISLIDTAQSIITDLKQLQLRPHLCYRNINLEPINLYHKVGHGKLDMYVLNPSKDSKEVKDFLTKWNEGDQKLFNPTKDLQFPLPNIISVCTLLVWQPANPNTTITRIFFPGSSPQNKIFESLERVRHLEFLKHPSCSIKSMSSSTSVTIKSQTTKKTVLEKMIPGETKAVKTMENLEVSTSASNAVIQTAIIPTVPKEGTPKPKFPVEAEKSKPNLKTVTKETVNSKTKIEHKYSSISAKVNSNKVIQKSTTIKKTLKLSSKSPPTDKSTPTTPIENQEKTPKPIKQVIKPKSTIKSPSSTPTKSKKEEANRKVLVSSRTNSGLKRTQITKKEIKPAKPINEIETEGISSKKDSNIIYKSSLISGDKDKSGEEEDILIVEKVAITPEKLLTPDGKKIIANELDGILTTAKDIVIKEKCVEKLSDSGATTAPTMPEDEKINDSKKEIEVNESDQKSEEFKKAKDALKTPDEVADLPFHEEADEHKTKVTEKVIETEIESQEIVQVENAEYVLVSLDSSPEALKRQVLDNVNLLDTELDEESEKEDEYVEKKESKLIEHLLESSKDLCEITDKIDELKKQNEHEINNHLIHENLQNYSHGNTETINVCAELINQEKQIEIQEKAKSRGSLSDETLQTMVNETITTATNVINRSGSTTEEQERVSEHIRATHESKVSTKPDSIDNEQVQSSLNDTNTSSSKITSRSGSISIDKKANTTEKTTDKQDSKASSNAGSVCEEPVKSPVNETVTSSSKVASRSGSITDDQAKTTEISEDKKDSKASSKEASVCDEPVKSPVNETITSSSKVASRSASITNEQEKTTGNVNDNQDSKASSRAGSVCDEHVKSPVHETFTSSSKVASRSGSIITEEQEKTTDKQDSKASSKAGSVCDEPVKSPVHETILTANKVPSRSGSITTDEQEKTLDKLESKTSSKSGSVCDEPVKSPVHETILTANKVSSRSGSITTDEQEKTLDKLESKASSKAGSVCDEPVKSPVHETILTANIVTSRSGSITNEQEKTTENVNENQGSKESSRAGSVCDEHVKSPVHETITSSSKVASRSASITTEEQEKTLDKLESKASSKAGSVCDEPVKSPVHETILTADKVASRSGSITTDEQEKTLDKLESKASSKAGSVCDEQVKSPVHETITSSSKVASRSGSITTDEQEITTDKIDSKASSKAGSVCDEPVKSPVHETILTADKVASRSGSITTDEQEKTLDKLESKASSKSSSVCDEPVKSPIRETITSSSKVASRSGSITNEQEKTTENVNDNQDSKVSSRAGSVCDKHVKSPVYETITSSSKVASRSGSITTDEQEITTDIMDSKASSKAGSVCDELVESLLCEATASDKIKTMISSSISHEPLHDNQYSKVSRKASSICEEPLKSSELEINTDVTKLKSRPSSINQDQDIVYNSLTDKQEFNASSNETSSINYREPIKIDCFEKNTNERVISSRPNSEEELLDSVPSINKYSTLENTISDISFKEQEIVSTSLINKSNSICQDTESTPTLAMDKYDIETSSRKDSFCQDKNESITISSSSTSSICQEINTQSSKLSSRKSSIIDDLIDKPSKLQIGEKSSSLQESNIYDHSIDDNSKIFNKSGSLCDEMLNMSFNKVTENVISNKTCERIVSPTLIAENTECKIDNKEGSVGEESMKSSNNETGNKGNLISSTLNSIPQKTEEEKNQSSKSSSIFDETQKLQIENNKIILSPFEIIETNVIEKKVEESKSLGRIGSLCEEIAKFLTDDDKKMSTNNTYESSCGINESTLKNNNEVLKVETEPLLQFEKNTYALNKIEKPLQLDDEVKVSEKHDNINEKNTDHSLPAENITVSNIKSSDISTILIEENNKTGIMNVAQMVGKNINDESFTKHTAITDNESKNLKTVNPISSITSEECISKLSNVLIEDIVKSSNEKNIMNNSSLTDICVNQPLGVTLNSEDLGVTKDIVMQLKRDVHEALHQCSSDDERPYTPQSESSMSRSAMNIDEDDDDNEDNKIETDDDMAGSPMSTGPSPIQMQLDNRQVEINIDFNKAIQEHRITRGEDLTTTEANGNHVTEIKTTEHDNINQNQSTSSDTVQSWGKPLGLPPVQSINNNGFDPIREWGKPFGLPSPTQPVLELGETQNMSSKITPKKLKKIMDNKPIINVMDKDSQNRIRRSESPSKLRSRSSSRMSRINPVYLDLIYVPHHGNSKYVSADFFKRVRARNYVFSGTDPSKEVLNALIEGKQAWEDQDLEVTIIPTYDTDTLGQWVAENEELLTKLKIDLSPSASRCTIKLQDHNTSCSAYRLEF; encoded by the exons GGCTTTCGTGTTGGAATTATGAAGAGAGTGGCGTTGAAATAGTAACTGAACTTAATGCTATTGTTAATCAAAACATCGAAGGCGAAGAAGGCAAAAAtg gtgaACAACTTTTTCAATATGTAAGTGATAATTTAGTGGCAGAAATTCTTATTAACCCTCAACACAGTACATTAGTGCAATGCGTAAGAAACTTATTAGCAAGTTTTACAAAGTATAGATGCATTATTCATGCAGGATATTCGTTCACAGAAAATGGATCGTGGATCGTCCag gatGGTTCATTTTCGGTCATTGACTTCTTAGATGCATATAAAACGGCTGAAGCTCAGCGCACAATTAGACTCCATGAAAACCATATTCGTATTGATCTTCATTGTTCTGCAGACGCTGATTGGAATCAAGTTAGTCGACTTAAAGGCACGCGTTTTTTGTTAAATCCGCCGGAAAAAATAGTTGACAATGAGTCAATAGAATCAACTGTAAGGTGGCTTTGTGATAAAATTGAAGTGGTTGAACTTGATATACTACTTGAAGGGTCACAAGTTGTGGGAAATATCAGATTTAGTAGACCTACACTTTATGTATTTCCTGCTGGACAAGGCGATTCCGCATTATTTGGCATCAATGGATTCAACATGTTAATCGATGGAGGAGCGGGAAGAAATTCTTGTTTTTGGGGTTTTGCAAGACACTTGGATCGATTAGATGCAGTACTATTAACAAGACTCAACAGTAGTAATTTAGAAGGAGTTGCATCctttttaaaacgaaaaaccATGTCATCATTGTATCCACAAAtaggacattttttttgtaacttcaAG acaagaaaacaaatatcatCTCCTAACACTGATGCTAAACAAGATGTTCTTTCAATTAGCTTAATAGATACAGCACAAAGCATAATAACTGATCTTAAACAATTGCAACTTCGTCCGCATTTATGTTATCGAAACATAAATTTAGAACCCatcaatttatatcataaagttGGACATGGAAAACTcgatatgtatgtattaaatccTTCTAAAGACAGTAAAGAGGTAAAAGACTTTTTGACAAAATGGAATGAAGgtgatcaaaaattatttaatcctACTAAAGATTTGCAGTTTCCATTGCCTAACATTATATCTGTTTGTACACTGCTAGTATGGCAACCAGCAAATCCAAATACTACCATcactagaattttttttcccgGAAGTAGtcctcaaaataaaatatttgaatcttTAGAAAGAGTCAGACatcttgaatttttaaagCATCCTTCATGCTCTATTAAATCAATGAGTTCATCTACATcagtaacaataaaatcacAAACAACAAAGAAGACAGTTCTTGAAAAAATGATTCCTGGTGAAACTAAAGCCGTTAAAACTATGGAAAATTTAGAAGTATCAACATCAGCCTCAAATGCTGTTATACAAACAGCTATAATACCAACAGTACCCAAAGAAGGAACTCCAAAACCAAAATTCCCAGTTGAGGcagaaaaatcaaaaccaaATTTAAAGACAGTTACGAAAGAAACAGttaactcaaaaacaaaaattgaacatAAATATAGTTCAATTAGTGCAAAAGTAAATTCTAACAAGGTTATACAAAAAAgtacaactattaaaaaaacattaaaattatcatctaAATCTCCTCCTACTGATAAATCAACACCAACTACTCCAATtgaaaatcaagaaaaaacgCCTAAACCAATTAAACAAGTTATCAAACcaaaatcaacaataaaatctCCTTCAAGTACTCctactaaaagtaaaaaagagGAAGCTAATCGTAAAGTTTTGGTTTCTTCAAGAACGAATTCTGGTTTAAAGCGAActcaaataactaaaaaagaaataaagcCAGCCAAACcaataaatgaaattgaaacagAAGGTATTTCTTCGAAAAAAgactcaaatattatttataaatctagtTTGATAAGTGGTGATAAAGATAAAAGTGGCGAAGaagaagatattttaattgtggAAAAAGTAGCGATTACACCAGAAAAACTATTGACTCCAGAtgggaaaaaaatcattgccAATGAATTGGATGGGATTTTAACAACTGCCAAGGATAtagtaattaaagaaaaatgcgTAGAAAAATTGTCAGATTCTGGAGCCACTACAGCGCCCACTATGCCAgaagatgaaaaaataaatgactcaaaaaaagaaatcgaAGTTAACGAATCAGACCAAAAATccgaagaatttaaaaaagcaaaagatGCATTAAAAACACCAGATGAAGTTGCTGATTTACCATTTCACGAAGAAGCAGatgaacataaaacaaaagttaCAGAAAAAGTAATTGAAACAGAAATTGAATCACAAGAAATTGTTCAAGTAGAAAATGCCGAATATGTACTGGTATCATTAGATTCATCTCCAGAAGCATTAAAACGACAAGTATTGGATAACGTTAATTTGTTGGATACAGAACTTGACGAAGAATCTGAAAAAGAAGATGAATacgtagaaaaaaaagaaagtaaattaatagaaCATCTACTTGAATCATCCAAGGATTTGTGTGAAATAACAGACAAAATTGatgagttaaaaaaacaaaacgaacATGAGATTAACAATCACCTAATAcatgaaaatttacaaaactataGTCACGGTAATACTGAAACTATAAATGTATGCGCAGAATTGATaaatcaagaaaaacaaatagaaaTTCAAGAAAAAGCGAAATCTAGAGGTTCACTTTCTGATGAGACATTACAAACTATGGTTAATGAAACTATTACGACAGCtactaatgttataaatagatCAGGATCAACTACTGAAGAACAAGAGAGAGTATCAGAACACATCAGGGCAACCCATGAGTCTAAGGTATCTACTAAACCAGATTCAATTGATAATGAACAAGTTCAATCTTCACTTAATGACACAAATACATCATCTAGTAAAATTACAAGTAGATCCGGTTCTATTTCAATAGACAAAAAAGCAAATACTACGGAAAAAACCACCGATAAACAGGACTCCAAAGCATCAAGTAATGCAGGATCGGTTTGTGAGGAGCCAGTGAAATCCCCGGTTAACGAAACAGTTACATCTTCTTCTAAAGTTGCAAGTAGATCCGGATCTATCACTGATGACCAAGCAAAAACTACAGAAATATCCGAAGATAAAAAAGATTCAAAAGCATCAAGTAAGGAAGCTTCAGTTTGTGATGAACCAGTGAAATCTCCGGTTAATGAAACAATTACGTCTTCTTCTAAAGTTGCAAGTAGATCCGCTTCTATTACAAACGAACAAGAAAAAACTACAGGAAACGTGAATGATAACCAAGATTCAAAGGCGTCTAGTAGGGCAGGCTCAGTTTGTGATGAACACGTTAAATCTCCAGTTCATGAAACATTTACATCGTCTTCTAAAGTTGCTAGTAGATCCGGTTCTATTATAACAGAAGAACAGGAAAAAACCACCGATAAACAGGATTCCAAAGCATCAAGTAAAGCAGGTTCAGTTTGTGATGAACCAGTGAAATCTCCAGTTCATGAAACAATTTTGACAGCCAATAAAGTTCCAAGCAGATCAGGTTCTATTACAACAGATGAACAAGAAAAAACCCTCGATAAACTGGAATCCAAAACATCAAGTAAGTCAG GTTCAGTTTGTGATGAACCAGTGAAATCTCCAGTTcatgaaacaattttaacagCCAATAAAGTTTCAAGCAGATCAG GTTCTATTACAACAGATGAACAAGAAAAAACCCTCGATAAACTGGAATCCAAAGCATCAAGTAAAGCAGGTTCAGTTTGTGATGAACCAGTGAAATCTCCAGTTCATGAAACAATTTTGACAGCTAATATAGTTACAAGTAGGTCTGGTTCTATTACAAACGAACAAGAAAAAACTACAGAAAACGTGAATGAAAACCAAGGTTCAAAGGAGTCTAGTAGGGCAGGCTCAGTTTGTGATGAACATGTAAAATCTCCAGTTCATGAAACAATTACGTCTTCTTCTAAAGTTGCAAGTAGATCCGCTTCTATTACAACGGAGGAACAAGAAAAAACCCTCGATAAACTGGAATCCAAAGCATCAAGTAAAGCAGGTTCAGTTTGTGATGAACCAGTGAAATCTCCAGTTCATGAAACAATTTTGACAGCCGATAAAGTTGCAAGCAGATCAGGTTCTATTACAACAGATGAACAAGAAAAAACCCTCGATAAACTGGAATCCAAAGCATCAAGTAAAGCAGGTTCAGTTTGTGATGAACAAGTTAAATCTCCAGTTCATGAAACAATTACGTCTTCTTCTAAAGTTGCTAGTAGATCCGGTTCTATTACAACAGATGAACAGGAAATAACCACCGATAAAATAGATTCCAAAGCATCAAGTAAAGCAGGTTCAGTTTGTGATGAACCAGTGAAATCTCCAGTTCATGAAACAATTTTGACAGCCGATAAAGTTGCAAGCAGATCCG GTTCTATTACAACAGATGAACAAGAAAAAACCCTCGATAAACTGGAATCCAAAGCATCAAGTAAGTCAAGTTCAGTTTGTGATGAACCTGTGAAATCTCCGATTCGTGAAACAATTACGTCTTCTTCTAAAGTTGCAAGTAGATCCGGTTCTATTACAAACGAACAAGAAAAAACTACTGAAAACGTAAATGATAACCAAGATTCAAAGGTGTCTAGTAGGGCGGGCTCAGTTTGTGATAAACACGTTAAATCTCCAGTTTATGAAACAATTACGTCTTCTTCTAAAGTTGCTAGTAGATCCGGTTCTATTACAACAGATGAACAGGAAATAACCACCGATATAATGGATTCCAAAGCATCAAGTAAAGCAGGTTCAGTTTGTGATGAATTAGTGGAATCTCTATTATGTGAAGCCACGGCATCAGACAAGATCAAAACAATGATATCCAGTTCTATATCTCATGAACCACTACATGATAATCAATACTCAAAGGTTTCAAGAAAAGCCAGTTCCATATGTGAAGAACCATTAAAATCGTCGGAACTAGAAATAAATACTGATGTGacgaaattaaaaagtagACCGAGTTCAATTAACCAAGACCaagatattgtttataattctcTTACAGACAAACAAGAATTTAATGCATCTAGTAATGAAACTAGCTCAATTAATTATAGGGaaccaataaaaatagattgttttgaaaaaaataccaatgAAAGGGTTATTTCTAGTAGACCCAATTCAGAAGAAGAATTACTTGATTCTGTacctagtattaataaatactccACTTTAGAAAATACTATATCTGACATATCTTTTAAAGAACAAGAAATAGTTTCtacatcattaataaataagagtAATTCAATTTGCCAAGATACAGAGAGTACACCAACATTAGCAATGGACAAATATGATATTGAAACAAGTAGTAGAAAAGATTCGTTTTGTCAGGATAAGAATGAATCCATAACAATTTCGTCAAGTAGTACTAGTTCAATTTGTCAAGAAATTAATACTCAATCTTCAAAACTTTCTAGTAGGAAAAGTTCTATTATCGatgatttaattgataaaccttcaaaattacaaattggGGAAAAGAGCTCTAGTCTTCaagaatcaaatatttatgaccATAGCATTGAtgataattctaaaatattcaacaaatcTGGATCCTTGTGTGATGAAATGCTAAATATGTCGTTTAATAAAGTAACAGAAAATgtcatttcaaataaaacatgtGAACGAATAGTTTCTCCAACACTTATCGCTGAAAATACAGAATGTAAAATAGACAATAAAGAGGGATCTGTGGGCGAAGAATCAATGAAATCTTCTAATAATGAAACTGGCAATAAaggaaatttaatttcaagtaCTCTAAATTCAATTCCTCAAAAAacagaagaagaaaaaaatcaatcatcaAAATCAAGTTCTATATTTGATGAAACACAAAAGttacaaattgaaaataataaaatcattttgtcACCTTTCGAAATAATCGAAACcaatgttattgaaaaaaaagtggaAGAATCAAAATCTTTAGGCAGAATAGGATCTTTGTGTGAAGAAATTGCTAAATTTTTAACAGatgacgataaaaaaatgtctacgAATAATACATATGAATCGTCATGCGGTATAAACGAatctactttaaaaaataacaatgaagTATTAAAAGTTGAAACTGAACCATTATtacagtttgaaaaaaatacttatgctTTGAACAAGATTGAAAAACCTTTACAACTCGACGATGAAGTCAAAGTTAGTGAAAAACATGATAACATAAATGAGAAAAATACAGATCATAGTCTTCCTGCTGAAAATATCACTGTTTCTAATATTAAGTCCTCAGATATTTCTACAATATTgattgaagaaaataataagactGGTATAATGAATGTTGCTCAAATGGTAgggaaaaatattaacgaCGAATCTTTTACCAAACATACCGCTATAACTGACAATGAatccaaaaatttaaaaacggtCAATCCAATTTCTAGTATTACTTCAGAAGAatgtattagtaaattatcaaatgttttaattgaagATATAGTGAAATCATCTAATGAGAAAAATATCATGAATAATTCATCATTAACAGACATTTGTGTAAACCAACCATTAGGTGTTACTCTAAATAGTGAAGACTTGGGTGTTACTAAAGATATAGTAATGCAATTAAAAAGAGATGTACACGAAGCATTACATCAATGTAGTAGTGATGACGAGCGGCCATATACTCCTCAAAGCGAATCTAGCATGTCTAGATCGGCAATGAATATTGATGAAGACGATGATGATAACGAagacaataaaattgaaaccGATGATGATATGGCTGGATCTCCTATGTCAACTGGACCATCACCAATCCAAATGCAACTCGATAATCGACAAGTAGAAATTAATATCGATTTTAATAAAGCCATTCAGGAACATAGGATTACTAGAGGAGAAGATTTGACAACTACTGAAGCAAATGGTAACCATGTTACAGAAATTAAAACAACtgaacatgataatattaatcaaaaccaAAGCACTTCATCCGATACGGTTCAGAGTTGGGGTAAACCACTAGGTCTACCGCCAGTACAAAGCATTAATAATAACGGTTTTGATCCAATACGTGAATGGGGAAAACCATTTGGTCTTCCTTCTCCAACACAGCCGGTCCTTGAACTCGGAGAAACTCAAAATATGAGTAGTAAGATTACACccaaaaagttgaaaaaaattatggacAACAAACCAATAATTAATGTCATGG atAAAGACTCGCAAAATCGAATTCGACGATCGGAGTCGCCGAGCAAACTTAGGAGTCGATCATCAAGTCGGATGTCGAGAATTAATCCTGTTTATCTGGATCTTATTTATGTGCCACATCAtggaaattcaaaatatgtatctgCTGACTTCTTTAAGCGCGTACGAGCTAGAAATTACGTTTTTAGCGGTACTGACCCTAGTAAAGAAGTCTTAAATGCCTTAATCGAAGGTAAACAGGCTTGGGAGGATCAAGATTTAG aaGTCACCATAATACCAACTTATGATACTGATACGCTGGGTCAATGGGTGGCAGAAAATGAAGAGCTGCTGACCAAGTTGAAGATTGATTTAAGTCCCAGCGCTAGTCGATGCACGATAAAATTACAAGATCATAATACCAGCTGCTCCGCATATAGactagaattttaa